The Benincasa hispida cultivar B227 chromosome 11, ASM972705v1, whole genome shotgun sequence genome has a segment encoding these proteins:
- the LOC120090436 gene encoding cytochrome P450 CYP72A219-like, with product MEWNWIWAVGLLWLLGLWGWRVVNWVWFRPKRLEKCLRHQGLAGNSYRLLFGDTKEIAAAVHQARSHSMSFSHDIAPRTTPTSHTTIHKYGKDSFTWIGTTPRVYITEPEQVKIVFSQINDIRKTSSFPLRRRKGSGGVVSLEGSKWAKHRKIINPAFHMEKLKDMFPAFSKSCREMVNKWEKMIPAEEGSCEIDVWPDLQNMAADVISRTAFGSSFEEGKKIFQLLKQWAMLLMTYLTKGVYFIPGFRYMPTKLNKRMEEIDRKIQDMVWGIIRKRQNAMKKGEGSNNEDLLGILLESNASQIEEHKNKKDVGMSIEEVISECRLFYFAGQETTAALLAWTMVLLARYSEWQDRARAEVLEVFGDSNKLDFDGLSRLRVVNMILNEVLRLYPPVGMLAREIHNETKLGNLTLPVGVSIGIPILSIHQNTKIWGEDAIEFKPERFSEGISKATKNQVCFIPFGWGPRICLGQNFAMIEAKIALSMILQQFSFTLSPAYTHAPISNITIQPQHGAHLILRKL from the exons ATGGAGTGGAATTGGATATGGGCGGTGGGTTTATTATGGTTATTGGGATTATGGGGATGGAGAGTTGTGAATTGGGTCTGGTTTAGGCCTAAAAGACTTGAGAAGTGCTTGAGACACCAAGGCCTCGCCGGCAACTCTTATCGCCTTCTCTTTGGGGATACAAAGGAGATTGCGGCGGCCGTCCACCAAGCGAGATCGCACTCCATGTCCTTCTCCCATGATATTGCTCCACGCACCACCCCTACTTCTCATACCACCATCCACAAATACG GTAAGGATTCTTTCACATGGATTGGCACAACTCCAAGAGTGTATATAACAGAGCCTGAACAAGTGAAGATtgttttctctcaaattaatGATATTCGTAAGACATCTTCTTTTCCTCTTAGACGTAGAAAGGGAAGTGGTGGGGTCGTCTCTCTTGAGGGGTCTAAATGGGCTAAGCATAGAAAGATCATCAACCCTGCATTTCACATGGAGAAATTAAAG GATATGTTTCCAGCATTCTCCAAGAGTTGTAGGGAAATGGTTAACAAATGGGAAAAGATGATTCCTGCTGAAGAAGGAAGTTGTGAAATAGATGTGTGGCCTGATTTGCAAAATATGGCTGCTGATGTGATTTCTAGAACTGCTTTTGGAAGCAGTTTTGAGGAAGGAAAAAAGATCTTCCAGCTCTTGAAACAGTGGGCCATGCTATTGATGACATACCTAACAAAGGGAGTTTATTTCATTCCAGGCTTTAG GTACATGCCAACTAAATTAAACAAGCGGATGGAAGAGATTGATAGGAAAATACAAGATATGGTTTGGGGTATTATAAGGAAAAGACAAAATGCAATGAAGAAAGGTGAAGGTTCCAATAATGAAGATCTATTAGGCATCCTTTTAGAATCAAATGCAAGCCAAATTGAAGAACACAAAAACAAGAAAGATGTTGGAATGAGCATAGAAGAAGTAATTAGCGAATGCAGGCTTTTCTATTTTGCTGGCCAAGAAACCACAGCTGCATTGCTTGCTTGGACAATGGTTCTGCTTGCTCGATACTCAGAGTGGCAAGATCGAGCCAGAGCAGAAGTTTTGGAGGTTTTCGGTGATAGCAACAAATTGGATTTTGATGGTCTAAGTCGTCTAAGAGTA GTCAATATGATACTAAATGAAGTTCTAAGGCTATACCCTCCCGTTGGAATGCTAGCTCGAGAGATTCACAACGAAACAAAGTTAGGGAATCTAACATTACCAGTTGGAGTATCAATTGGAATACCAATTTTAAGCATACACCAAAATACCAAAATATGGGGTGAAGATGCAATTGAGTTCAAACCAGAAAGATTTTCAGAAGGAATTTCCAAAGCAACAAAGAATCAAGTATGCTTTATTCCTTTTGGATGGGGTCCTCGAATCTGTCTTGGTCAAAACTTTGCGATGATTGAAGCCAAAATAGCATTATCCATGATCTTGCA